Within Wyeomyia smithii strain HCP4-BCI-WySm-NY-G18 chromosome 2, ASM2978416v1, whole genome shotgun sequence, the genomic segment AGTTGCTGCACTACGGCTGGATCCATCGGCGGAGGTGTTGGGGCCTTCTCCGCCAGTTCTGGCAGCTCTTCctcgttcggttgttttcccgATCCGCGAAGCGTTTCCAAATCGAGCACCTCTGGAATGTCAATGGCGACGTCCAGCTTGACGGAGGTCCAATTTTCTTTGAGGGTAAACTTTTTCAAATGCAACATCAGAAAGTCTGGCATGGTGGCCAGTTTGGTGGTCTTTTTCGCCGTTGTTCTGGCGTTGATAGCCGAGCTGTAGAACTGTTCCACGGTTTCCGGTTTGGCGAAAGCGTCCAAGCAAGCGCTGAGGGGAATCTTCGGACGCACCAAAGCTTCCGGATCGAGCCGGCGCCCTTCTTTCTCCGCCAGGGCAAGATCCTCTTCGTACTTTTTAACCTCAGCGATGTTGGTCGCCAGATTTAGGGGAATTTGCAGCGGCAGACACCATTCGTCCCGCCGGTTGTACATCACTTTTCCGCTCGCACAGCATTCCACCCGATCTTCAATGCTAAACTTAAAAGCATCGGCCGGATCCATCTGGTGGCGGCTGTGCTTCTGCAAGGTattaattaaatgcaaaaagaACTCCTGCGCATCCTGCTGGTGTTTGGTAGAAAAATCTGGATGACCTTTTCCGATCAAGGCTTTGAACATGGTGGGAGCGATTCCCGCCCCAGAATCAATCGTATCCATGCTATTTTCCGTCAGCACGCTGTACCGACCACTGCACAGTCCCGTTCCCAGCTTCGCCATCTGAATGTTAAAATCATTTGCCGGATCAGCCGGATAAGCATCGAAATATTCCTTCCCGCCGTCGACGAATCGTTGAACGAAATCCGGCACTGTAAACATCACCTGCATCACGCTGTTCAGATAACACGAATTACCCAGATTACGCATTCCGGTCAATCCGGGGCCAGCAATCGGTTTCAGATTGCTTGCCGTCTCGCACAGAATACCCCACTCGCCAACCTTCTGGTTCAAATCCAACTCCAGCTCGATGAtagatttttcagttttctcCAACTGACCGACGTTGATTCCCCAGTGCGCCAAATGTTTCACCAGGTAAGGATCCTCCACCATATCGTCTTCCTGGTAGCTGTAGACATCCCCCTTCCCATCGCTGGTAATCGTGCCTAGCTTCACCGCCAGCGGGTAACCAACCTCGTGGAAGTGTTTCAACGCGTGTTCATTTCCACCGGAACCATCGAAAAACTTGCGCCCGCACAGAATCGATCCATCGGTAAGATTCAGCCAAAGGTTGTTCGTCAAATCACACTGCTCGCACTTCCACCCGGTAGGTGGAATCTTCCGGCCATTGTCCAACTGAAGCAGGTTCTCCGCATGGCGGGAAACCTGACGTACCTCTCCGTCCCACGTACCAGTCAGTTGTTCTCTCTCCCGTTTCACCGAGGCGGCCTCCGCGCTAAGCACAGCCTCTACCGCGTTCTGCACAATCAGCGGCAGGTCCTGATTCGGATACCCAAAGCTTGTCCCCTCAGGCAAAATAACCACCTTATAGTGCTCCTTATACTCGTACTTTTTCTGCTCGGACGGATTGAATCCTCCCTCGACACCGATCGCTAGTCTTGTTATCTTCTTCTCCGGTCCTTCTTCCGGTGACTCCGTCACCTCAATCTTATCCCGCTTCAGATGCAGAAACACCTTATTGCCAGTTTTCTCCGCATAACCCTTCACATACGGTTCGCCGAATCCGAGAAAGGTCGTCAAATTTACGTACAGCCCCGTAGCGCACTCCTAGCGAACAGAAAAGCCAATTAATTTATTAGTCATGCAAAGGCGCTGCTAGTCATAACCAACAAAAGAAAAAATGCCATCGCCCTGCTCCTACTTACCGGATTGTCGAAACTGTAAACACACTCCTCCTTGTAGACGTTATCGTTGCCGCACGGCACCTTGATCTGGCCAAGACACTTCTGCAGGACCTCCATTGTTTGCTGTCGATTGTGTTTTGCTGCGATGAACTCCCGGACGGTTTTCGAAATTCTGCCAAATCACTTTCTCCTTACACAAGCGCTACGGCAAGGGATACGGCAGagggaaaaagaaaaacaaaatgatgCAGCCGAACGCGGTTCGAATTGATTGGATTGTAATGCACTAGTATTCACTCGCTTCGCACTTGGCTGGCGTATCGCGTGAGAAACAACGgtatccttttttttcttgccaCTTCTTTGTGTTGCACACAAAATTGACAGCTAGGTAACGCGGGTAAAGCGTAACGCGATGTAACGATGTGTTTGCATCCCAGAGATGCCAAATGCTTGGAAAAATATTCGCTACAACTCCTTTAATCCTTTATAATGCCGTGGAAACTGCGCATTGAATCGACACAAACTGCAGTTATACGTCTTCTTTACAGtattgtatcaattgaaaagatGGTTGGTTTACAGTATTTATTGTATCAATCGAAAAGATTGTCGGCAATATAGTTGCCTCTGCTCGTTAACCTCAGAAACGATAATGGCAAAATTTTTGTCGCTGCATTGTAAGCTTGCTTTATTGTAATTGTAAAAGTACCGAACAtcaaaacaatttgaaaataacagTAAGAATTCATTTTTTACATGTAACAGATCGAGGTATGAAGTTATTACAAGTGATACCTTGCAAAAATTCTTAGGAAGAACtttgatttttgacgtagaattattgacgtagaattacgtcttacggcaatatacaggggaccaatttcatcacagggatccaatttcaaataccAAAAACATCGTGagtgtcacgaaaattgtccaattccaaacgttttaagctcagtcagtttctaaCCGATTTtaagtaatcgattggaaaatcaaccaagcacccgtccaaatgcagaaagttgtaatctgattgtttgaacgattgtactattgaaaatcgtcaagccttgtcgaaacgcaaatgtcgacctctgattggtcgcacaatgcttcttttccTAACAAgatcgacagaatatacctagttgactaagaatgtgcgctttgtgttttatgcaTGATTCGTTCCATGATTGTACCGATACCACACTGACGTTGGATCCTGAacgtgaagaagaaagaaaagccgggttccaatttctggctgatcacgctgatacttaagcacctgtctaACTGGCGGTGActtctgctcacggtgctgagtctgtttcaaaaaattcataacacttcattaacaaggatgtaacgtcttgaaaaaGATGGTTattgtttgacatcacagcagaatttcgaccttcatactaaTGTAATAATTTACGAAAagtatacggaaaaatataccgcttccTCCATTAAATTGATAAACCTAATCGAGTgaatttccaaagctattgaaaattttttattgacattagacaggctgtcgtaattctagtTAACTTGCGGTCGTatattataaacaacctcttccactttttttgtCTAATACACCATATATAAAGTAAAAGGTTGCATCcaaaacacgaccgcataaTCGACGTAGAGCCACAGTTGAACTACGCACATAATTAACTAATACATTGTTTAGACTGTTTCAATAACGAGTCATAAAATCTACTATTGCTACATAAACTCTTCATTGAATAAACTCTGATAGTCTACTGtatgaaaacaataaaatacTTTGCTCGTTTTGTGCCGTGCTGGAGATGGAGTACAAAATATATGGCTGTGATCGGGAAAAATTCCATATCTGTCAAAGCAAAATCCCAAATCATAACGATGGCATCAATTTCCATACTGCTCACGTGCTATTGGAGTGCTTTCGGCTTCTTATTCGCACATAAAAATACGATATCACTGACTGAGCAGAATGAGAAACCGCATAATTCACTTCCAAAGTTTAGCGCTCGAGAGCTTTCGAAAAAATGATGAATCTTCGATTGCTTGTTTAGTTGCTTGCCCTTGAGAAGGTCAGtctgctgttcaaaatctgatCTGATATCTGAGGCACTCTGATAACACACATTGAAAAGAACCGTGCTGCGTTGAGACATGTGATCAACTGGGCAAATGGTTTGTATAACCTGAAAACAAATTCGGAAAACCAGCTGATACTGGCGCTGATAATACTATATATAATACTTCAAGAAATTGGTGTTCCAAAAACCGTTCAGTGGCAATAAGTTAACGAGCATTTTGAATTGATAACATAACATCTGTTGCTGCTGCAGTATGTGATGTGGTCTAACCAGCCAGAAGTACACATCGCAACATCGACGGAATGAGCGATAATTTTCTCAAATTCTCTTTTTATAGTAAACCAGCACCCTTCGAACGCAAGCGAAGGGGTCGCAAACTTTTTTTATATCaaaacgtttatttgacacggcactataCACATAATGTTTAACGCAGCCAACTGGATCTCATTTCTAGtgtatcttataagctaaaggcaaaatGTTTATcatcgctgccgactacgagctcaaACTAAGTCTAGAAttaaaactagcatatattttttgtttatttttatagaTGGTTAAGTTTGTTGGCATTGTTAGATGGGTACCCTTGTGCTTTTCAAATAGCCATAGATCAGCATCAAGTATGAAATGTTCCGTTGTGCCAAGATATCGCGGACCGGGACAAAGGGTTGTATTCTTCGGATCTGGCATcacggaattcagcacacacccaaactacGTGTTCAATGTAATGATACCCCAATCTGCAAACGTTACTGCAATGGTTACTGTCCGTGAGCCCAACACGCAGTAGATGTGCATCTCACTCGCAgcggttggacataatccgagacatcccgcgaatgaagtctcgtcctacatccaacccccgagaCCAAGGTTCGGTGGAAACCTTCGGAATGATACTGTGAAGCCACCTTCCCacttctcccttatcccacgaggacTACCAGTTCACGAGCGTAATTTGACGTGGAGCTTGCAAAAAATCATTGTAAGCAATCGATCTATCGTAAATATGACCGTTTGTtgtgcccaccttagccaaagtatCCGCTCTCTCATTGCCCGTAATGGAACAATGAGACCCacctaaggtaatctgaaaagatttttcggataaagcactcaactCCCatatttttcccaggaaatacggagagtgctttgcAATATTCATCAATCGGAGAGTCTCAATAGAACTAAGACTGTCcgtaaaaatgaaataatggtgtactgaattgctgctaattctgcgacataaacagaagcagggttatcgagcttataggagaAGGATAAATTGTTGtggaagataccgaagccagtggacccatcgagaagagATCCGTCAGTATATATCATTTTATTTTCACTGTTCTAATTCCAAATTCCACTGATATACAGATACACGGGCATATTCATCAAACCGATGAAAACCCGCAACACTTTGCTTTTCGCTCTCTGTTTCGCCCTCTCCACACCTCTACTATGGCACTGAACGCGAATGGAACAAAAATGGCTCTTCTCAACTCAATATGGCAGAAATCCTTCGTGCTTTGTTCCACGGAAATTCAAACaatcaaatcatttttttacttattttgaACTGTAAGCACTAATATGTAACTTCCATTACACTAcccaaaaaacaacaataataaaaatcttATAAGTTGCTGTaactgtacatagttataccctaatttaactatgtttttccatgtatatacatcaattttacattaaatatcatcgtccgaatcaataaaaaacacATTGTTTTCgctatttttaccatgaaaaagggggaaGCTATGTATattataccccgttcacactacaccgcatattacctgatatcaggcgattcgtgctatcgaggccatattaccatccatattacctgatatcccatacaatcgagctgtcaacggatatcagctcggctacatgctatcgcggatatcatgttcgaaaaccaataatgaCCACAAttcaagcagttggcaacacggccaccagatatttgacgcaaccctacaaatttccaACTTCGCTTTTCATGCGagaaaaaacgaaggaaatatttttgctattttaatcccgcacatgttgacaattgcatatgaaagttcgcgttggtgcgagccaactcgctgacctctctatcctaatcccattgctcttgttgtcttgttttagctttgacctgtttttgttttcttctcttttcaattcagctcactctaatgtgaacgctcgaggtgatatccgatatcatctggcgatatcaggtgatatccggcgtagtctgaacaaggcattaacAGCATTTTTCCAGGATTCTTGCCCATACACTTAGAAATCACTGACAATGTTATTTGTGGTAACATTATTGTCGATGGTaggttcaacaacaaaaaaacgttgttaaaacatggtaataacaaaaacacgtttgcaagcttacagtaaaaatagcatgttttttatggttacaataaaaaatattgtccatttactgttctcaccgcaaaatacatcgttattttttttcgggtataCTATCAATTCCACTGACAtaaataaggggccatccacataccacgtggacagattttaaacgattttgaacccccccctccccatggacaactgctcatataaattctaaaaattttgtatggaccgtggacattacacatacaactccccccccccccctgagcTGTCCAcctggtatgtggatggctcctAATCGGAACTAAGAAACAAAACGCGCCGCGAAAATCTGCCAGACCAGCTAATGGCAGTGATGCTCGGAACCCCTTTAATTCAAACAGGTAACCAATTCGAACGATAAAGCCTTATTtcatatttattaaaaaaaagaatgCTTTTTTGGCAAGCATCGAGGGCCAGTTCTTCTCTCAGTTAGACCGTGGTTCggcatctgaaaaaaaaaaccgattgtGAGGAAGAGAAAAAAGTTGGAAATCGCTGACAAaatagtccgataccctatgaAATAGTAGCGTAAATTTGCTAACCTGGGTTTTATGGACATTTAATTTTCATTGTTTGCCTGTGCATGAGGCGGCGAGATGGGCCACGTGTTGGCCGGTGCGAGGGGTGGCCGCCGTGTAGACTGGCACGTTAGGCCTTTGCCATGttaacgccaacgcgagcgagcGGGcaagattcttgccgtaggttaatgaacagctctacttacggctgttcatCAACCTGCGGCAAGAATCTCGTTcaatcgctcgcgttggcgttggCATGACAGATGCCTTAGCCAGTTTGGGGGCCGTCACATATCTGTTGATCTGCTGAAACTGCGGATACTGATTGGCGTTGACTTGTGGTTGATATTACTGATATAGATGTTAAGGAATACGTTGGGAATGTAAGTATTGGGGATACTGCGTGGGATGTTGGTATTGAGTTTCAGAAAGATATTGgtattgaatattggaaggatGTGGAGTTATTGGGGATGATGGATTTGCTGTGCTAGTTTCTGCAGCTGCCACGGAGGCCTGCTGAGGGCATCTGTTCAAGTTTTATATTCgacaaatcaaattgaaaaaaaaaaaaaatactacaaggtatacccTAGGGCCGAGGTTTGTaagaaatggtgacgtgggactaacactgtaattactgtaattacagacacaataaattcgtttgttcagtgatttttgttttttttttgtttcacaagtttgtttcatttgccaacaattacattcactgtattacgaagatagctaatataagtatatttttttaagttaaataaaaaaatatctaacaatgttgaactgtaaaaaaaaagattttaaatatatcttagtaaatggaTAGAAAGTTCATAAGCACTCGCCGGCTTTCACTCTTCtataaatcaatatttttagaaactttcTCGTTGGGTATTATGTcgatcacgattatttagtaaatatcgaagataaaaaataaacaaaaacaacctataaCCGtcacaaaaatgttcaattcttgttgggtAATTGATGATTTTtaaggtaatcatattcatgagataaaccaccatcagtagcagcttTGCAGTTTTTATAGCACGCGAATAGAAATCGTGCCTGCTGCAATACTGCGACGAAGAGAAACTAGCGGCgttctgctccacatatactctacggtactgttgcttaaccagcatgttttctttcaagacatcaatttctattacgctctaacagcaggtttagataTTGTTTAAGAAAGGAGGTTtctttcaaactttttttttttactttcgagacatcaaattaatctaagttcatgaaagcaaacataaattgacctgttgggacggagagactgtcaatttttttttatactgatacagagaatatcacggaATGCCTATTCATGTCGACTGtactaggaatgctcgcatgtgattggttcattgttcgcgtaaatttgtccttgacacttttgatagatttttaccactttgcaatggaaaaataatgatagcgtattacaaaattgttcagtaTTTTatttatccaacaacatattggttggTGTTATTGATCATGTGGTTATGTTGTtactatcgtttgaaatctgacgcaacatttgccagtttcattttcaatttgacagaatgcataccagtatagaaaacatagacgtagtctcacgtcaaaaaaaattaagacaaTATCAGTAAGAGAGCAACTTTACTGATAGTTAATGATATGTTTTCTTACTGATAACTATCAGTAGTTAGTGATAGTTTTCCCCCCTTACAAAGCCTCGTAATAAAAAGAagaacgagcatcgccaaaataaacgaaaaatgttattttggaacatgaaagttgttcggtaaaaattgatttaaacgagtTTTGAGTTTGGATCAGTACTTGGTGGatatagattttgattctaggatagttttagcatgatttaagtcaataaaaaaatatgtcaaaattttttttggtggatattaccccttaaaaaaGTGTTGAATCAGTgacaaaaatttatttgtttttcaatgtccgaaaaaaaaaatgaaatttttgaagAGAGGCCTGCGGGAACCTTGCGCCAGCGATTCATAAGGTGAGAATCATCTTATATAACCTACCAtagaaaaatggaattccgtagcTTAATCTGTTtgtgaggtgtacagtaatcattttgaatcaatttaaaacaaaaacaacaagcACTCGAACACTTTctttcaacatctgcaaatattttctgaGAAAATCCATGTTTTGATTTAGTGCGATTCAAGCATACAATTGTTACAAATCTTATGTTTTCGTAATATTGTAAATAGTACCTATCACATGACTGGATTCAGAATTTCCCACTTCTACTGAAACCAGTTCTTCGAAAGCCCACATTACATCGGTTTGGATCTCCTTAAATGACCACCGCGTAGTTGATTACGCAGTCGAGATAATTCTCGAAGACCGACAGTCAACTTCAGCCGCTATTTTTAATCCGAACAGCTcaaaatggtcaaataccatATTATATTGGTATTTTTAGAAACAAGATGATGTAaatgtgtttttatttttcggaAATGGATGAATTGCTGTATTTGTGCATCTGTTTGACATTCTGTTTAATTTTATTCCTGTCTGttgttttgaaatttgttgGGTATCATATAACTTTATTTATAGATATTATTAGTAAGTCGTGTTCTactgaatcaatttttttcgaaacagCGAGCGCACCGAAACATCACATCTATAAAAAAGATAACAATGATAACACAACGGATACTATAGAAGGTACAAACAAGAACATGGAATAATTGAAAATGAGGACAGAGAAACAGACACTTCTGGAACTAGTTTACCCGCAAAAAGGATAAAATGTAAGTCAGTTACTGGTTTTTCTATATTGATTTGTAAGCTTTTATTCGTTCATCTGTTAGAATTGGTTtcattattttatcatttttcatgACTGGAAGACTAAGCCATAATCAATGATTTAGGTAATTTTAAACCTAAAAGTAGTTTCATTTGGATGTCCACAACCctcagtttttattttatcacacATTGTTTTAGTTATATAAAAACCTTGATATccattttttaagttatttatagccttttttttaaagtttgctctgactgttgaaaccaaTAAGGTTCTCAGAAAGTTTTCAATTAATCTTAATCTATGCTTATCAAGGAATGTTTCCTTGACAATtgaacaattacaattacaatagACTTGGGATTTTTCCACGCAATTAGtcctgaattttatttttttctgggcATTCGATGTGGACGCTCACCAGCTATCACAACTAAGTATTTGTTCTAGGTGGAAGAAAAGTGATTTTCTAACAGGACGTAACCATTTTAACATATGCTTGTTTTAACCCTATCCCCGTTTACCTCGAAAATGACTTCCGTTCAATAAGGGGGGTTTGTTAGTTActttatttatgataaatattagtgaataatgagtttgtgtgcgtggccaatcacaaatggtgactttacGACACTGTCCGTAACCTCTGTAATTCAAACAGGCAACCAATTTAAACGACAaagttttattttagatttatcAAAATACAAGTTTTTTTGGCAAGCCTCTAAGGCCAATTCTTCTCTTAGTTGGGTCGTGGTAAATTTGCTTACCTGGGTTTTATGGACATTTAATTTGATGGGTTTGCTGTGCTAGTTTCTGCAGCTGCGACGAAGGCCTGTGGAGGGCATCtgcttaggttttttttttgattcttcCGGAAGGAGCGATACACACCGATACACACTTTCGAGTATGGATGAGgacgattttttaaaaaaatttaaaattaaaagaaaaagaaatttggtaactttgatattcaaaattattaaaacacTATTAATTATACTTACATCGGTGGGTTCAGGTTATGGGGGGTTTAAGTTTGTAAGACTCTATACTCTACTTGTACGAAGCTTCAAGATATAATGGACCAGTTGGCAATTTCGATTCAAATTTACAGTGATGCCATTATTTTCGAAATTCGAATAAacgacatttgaagaaaaaatgtaGATCCATAATTTCGTAGTCTTTGTTCGACTAAAAGTTGGCACTCcagtaaaaaatattattaagttTTTACCATCTTACCAATCAGGCGAAGGCCTTTGTTGTATCTAAGAGCCGACGCCATGTACTCGCGTTTTATACAGTCCAAAGTAAGCGCGATTTCCGGCTGCTTTCATGCCCAATATTTGACATGATGATGGGCCAGGATATGCAAAACATATTTGGGGTGGTGACGTTGATGtactttttcatgttttatataGAAGTTTTTGAATTACTTGTTTAAGtttggcggtacaaaatgagacatatttaAAATTCCATAGCTTGGCtaagaccctgctttcaagctaAAAAtaatgggacacccgaaacaatgttcaattctaagagatggcgatgcagtggtagtggtagtaaaatcgaaatttcaatGAGCATTTTGTTTAATGACCGAAAAAACTCCTATTAGTTActctgtttttatattattctaactttttagtagttacttttactatatgcaatctatttttatcaaaaaacttgattttgctGTACTACTATATTGAGTCAACGGAGTTGtataagaaaatcaagttttttgttaaaaatagattgcatatagtaaaagtaactactagaaagttagaaaaatatgaaaacgaGGTAACTAATAACAGTTTTTTCGGTCAATAAGCAAAAtgctcgtagaaattttgatttgaGTCACCACTTCATATTTTCAGAGGCACAAGACTTGGAAATAGATAATGTATTTCCTGTGAAAACGCTTTTTAATGTTAGCTCCACCGCAGCAAAAATGAAATAGCGTTTccacaggtgacgcattaactgttaccgagtcttgtgtttctgaaaattcgaagtggtggctcaaaATCGACCATTTGTGGATTTAATATCGTTTGGCCTTTATTCTTTATCTTAATACTAGATGTCGCACATGGATTGTGTCTCGGCTCATCATCTAAAACGACTTTTGTGCGTACTTGACGCTAATGATTTTTCGGTGTTTCAAGTAGTTGGTTCATTTTGATACTCCTACAGCTctgtatccgtttctccctcccaggtcagcactaactatttatttttataagcCAGGCTAACGCAGTCAGTTAATCAATTATTTCGATTGATAGACTATCTAGCGTCAACTAATCGAGTCCGATTAGCGGATACAAAAAAGGTAATCGGTTATTTACGAAAATCGGATATCATTAGCGACGATTTGCTTTTACTGAGAAGCAACATATCCAAATAACCAGTAAACACTTAATCATTGCC encodes:
- the LOC129721130 gene encoding ubiquitin carboxyl-terminal hydrolase 5, with product MEVLQKCLGQIKVPCGNDNVYKEECVYSFDNPECATGLYVNLTTFLGFGEPYVKGYAEKTGNKVFLHLKRDKIEVTESPEEGPEKKITRLAIGVEGGFNPSEQKKYEYKEHYKVVILPEGTSFGYPNQDLPLIVQNAVEAVLSAEAASVKREREQLTGTWDGEVRQVSRHAENLLQLDNGRKIPPTGWKCEQCDLTNNLWLNLTDGSILCGRKFFDGSGGNEHALKHFHEVGYPLAVKLGTITSDGKGDVYSYQEDDMVEDPYLVKHLAHWGINVGQLEKTEKSIIELELDLNQKVGEWGILCETASNLKPIAGPGLTGMRNLGNSCYLNSVMQVMFTVPDFVQRFVDGGKEYFDAYPADPANDFNIQMAKLGTGLCSGRYSVLTENSMDTIDSGAGIAPTMFKALIGKGHPDFSTKHQQDAQEFFLHLINTLQKHSRHQMDPADAFKFSIEDRVECCASGKVMYNRRDEWCLPLQIPLNLATNIAEVKKYEEDLALAEKEGRRLDPEALVRPKIPLSACLDAFAKPETVEQFYSSAINARTTAKKTTKLATMPDFLMLHLKKFTLKENWTSVKLDVAIDIPEVLDLETLRGSGKQPNEEELPELAEKAPTPPPMDPAVVQQLADMGFPPEACKRAIFFTKNSGAEAATQWIMEHIADADFAAPFVPPGTDVGKNKGAAAPAFVPDPMGLEMLMGMGFTDLQASKALKETQNNTERAVDWILSHTDELDSLALGGALEESSLQAGCSTANAAGQYRDGAGKYKLVAFISHMGTSSQVGHYVCHILKDGQWVIFNDNKVAISQSPPKELGYLYLYQRV